A single Epinephelus lanceolatus isolate andai-2023 chromosome 22, ASM4190304v1, whole genome shotgun sequence DNA region contains:
- the LOC117246168 gene encoding GTPase IMAP family member 7-like isoform X2 — protein sequence MDDTRRVVILGKTGAGKSSLANTILGEKPFEVDDTSNSGTRECRAETRSVNGRNITLIDTPGFFNTERSEEELNHEIVRCITECAPGPHAFLIVLKVDKFTKQEQDVINKIHQYFSEEVFKYATVVFTYGDQLKGQTIEEFVHQNKSLSDLVKKCGGRCHVIDNEYWKDNPKDEYRSNKYQVEKILNTIDEITKANKGRCYTNEMLQVVQEIIEQKKTHIRKSSGNMSEEEITRQAKDRAFKEIWIRLAGVGTGALLGALFGVIVMVEVVVLALRKAEVARAAVVVSAAVGAAVGGYTGYHAAEEADTPWEAVKMAKAAVKRGVKRLHESIMDS from the coding sequence ACACAAGGAGAGTTGTCATTCTGGGAAAAACTGGAGCTGGGAAAAGCAGCCTGGCTAACACCATACTTGGAGAGAAACCATTCGAGGTTGATGATACTTCCAACTCTGGAACAAGAGAATGTCGAGCAGAAACCAGATCTGTCAATGGAAGAAACATCACTTTGATCGACACTCCTGGTTTCTTCAACACAGAGAGATCTGAGGAGGAGCTGAACCATGAGATAGTGAGGTGTATCACAGAGTGCGCTCCAGGGCCTCATGCTTTTCTCATTGTACTTAAAGTGGATAAATTCACCAAGCAGGAGCAGGATGTCATCAACAAAATACACCAATACTTCTCTGAAGAAGTCTTCAAATATGCAACAGTTGTCTTCACTTATGGTGACCAGCTCAAGGGACAGACAATTGAGGAATTTGTCCATCAGAATAAGTCATTGAGTGATCTGGTGAAGAAGTGCGGAGGCCGCTGCCACGTCATTGATAATGAATACTGGAAAGACAACCCAAAGGATGAATACAGGAGCAACAAGTACCAGGTGGAGAAAATACTAAACACAATAGATGAGataacaaaagcaaacaaaggaaGGTGTTACACCAATGAGATGCTCCAAGTAGTACAGGAAATAATTGAACAAAAGAAGACGCACATTAGAAAGTCATCAGGAAACATGTCAGAGGAAGAGATCACACGGCAGGCTAAAGACAGGGCATTTAAGGAGATCTGGATCAGACTGGCAGGTGTTGGAACAGGTGCATTGTTAGGAGCTTTGTTTGGTGTAATAGTGATGGTTGAAGTAGTTGTCTTAGCTTTAAGGAAAGCAGAAGTCGCAAGAGCAGCAGTTGTAGTATCTGCTGCAGTGGGAGCAGCAGTTGGAGGTTATACAGGATATCATGCAGCTGAGGAAGCAGACACGCCATGGGAAGCAGTAAAGATGGCAAAAGCTGCTGTCAAGAGGGGAGTCAAGAGGCTTCATGAGTCCATCATGGACtcatga